From Synchiropus splendidus isolate RoL2022-P1 chromosome 10, RoL_Sspl_1.0, whole genome shotgun sequence, the proteins below share one genomic window:
- the pou2f1b gene encoding POU domain, class 2, transcription factor 1b isoform X2, with protein sequence MADGGAASQDESSGADVKVNNQSETTKCAMESGDSNTGIPINGLDFHRQSVPTTSAITNAHAQALLHQPKSEESSAVPASVQQSVLPQTQLMLAGGQLAGLTLTPAQQQLLIQQAQAQLLAAAVQHSASQQNSTTGASISASAATPITQLPLSQPIQIAPIQQQNLSLPQFVLVQPGHHIATPLQPTQFIISQTPQTQQSILQAQGLLTQLPQSQANLLPTQPSINLATQPATPTRTTAATPIQTLPHSQTPPKRLDTPTLEEPSDLEELEQFAKTFKQRRIKLGFTQGDVGLAMGKLYGNDFSQTTISRFEALNLSFKNMCKLKPLLEKWLNDAVCAENLTSDQALSSPSALGSPGMGIEGINRRRKKRTSIETNIRVALEKSFLEQNQKPTSEEITMIADQLNMEKEVIRVWFCNRRQKEKRINPPSSGNSGGGSTPIKTIFTPSSPLVASTASLVSSPTINTSTTLTVNPVMPLTSTSVSNLPFTGATVGATNTASVISTAPTVPSSPSMSPSPTRIQSTTTESKIGTPVQTHVTQAPTSIATSLGTGQVMVAAPGLSAALQGAAQLPTSASFAAMAAAAGLNPGLMASSQFASGGALLSLAPSALGSALSPALMSNSTLATIQALASSGTIPITSLEGGNLLFANASAGNAANLVTTPLFLNPQNLSLLTSNPVSLVSAGAGGLQVTADAHHQATSAAVPVQATTITTASKAQ encoded by the exons ATGGCGGACGGAGGAGCAGCGAGTCAAGATGAGAGTTCAGGAGCAG ATGTTAAAGTGAATAATCAGTCAGAAACTACTAAATGTGCAATGGAGAGTGGTGACAGTAACACCG gaATCCCTATTAATGGACTGGACTTTCACAGGCAGTCGGTGCCGACCACAAGTGCAATCACCAATGCGCACGCACAAGCCCTGCTCCATCAG CCTAAGTCTGAAGAGTCAAGCGCTGTTCCCGCCTCTGTCCAGCAGAGTGTTTTGCCTCAAACTCAGCTCATGTTGGCCGGGGGACAGCTAGCAGGA TTGACCCTGACCccagcacagcagcagctgttgaTCCAGCAAGCCCAAGCTCAGCTCCTGGCTGCAGCCGTGCAGCACTCAGCCAGCCAGCAGAACAGCACCACTGGGGCCAGTATCTCCGCTTCTGCAGCCACCCCCATCACCCAGCTTCCCCTTTCGCAGCCCATCCAGATTGCCCCT ATACAGCAGCAGAATCTCAGCCTGCCCCAGTTTGTCCTGGTACAACCTGGCCACCACATCGCCACGCCCCTACAGCCCACTCAATTCATCATTTCGCAGACTCCACAGACCCAGCAGA GCATCTTGCAAGCCCAAGGTCTTCTTACTCAACTACCTCAAAGCCAAGCTAACCTCCTGCCGACTCAACCAAGCATAAACCTTGCAACTCAA CCTGCGACTCCCACCCGCACAACAGCAGCCACTCCTATTCAAACCCTGCCCCACAGTCAGACCCCTCCCAAGCGGTTGGATACCCCGACTCTGGAGGAGCCCAGCGATCTGGAGGAACTGGAGCAGTTTGCCAAGACCTTCAAACAGAGACGTATCAAACTGGGCTTCACACAG GGCGATGTGGGCTTGGCCATGGGGAAGTTATATGGAAATGATTTTAGCCAAACTACTATATCTCGTTTTGAGGCCTTGAATCTGAGCTTTAAGAACATGTGCAAACTCAAACCGTTGCTGGAGAAGTGGCTCAACGATGCA GTTTGTGCAGAAAACCTGACATCAGACCAGGCACTGTCCAGCCCGAGTGCACTGGGCTCTCCAGGCATGGGCATCGAGGGGATCAACCGGAGGCGGAAGAAGAGGACCAGTATTGAGACCAACATCCGAGTGGCCTTAGAAAAGAGTTTTCTGGAG CAGAACCAAAAACCTACCTCTGAAGAGATCACCATGATCGCTGACCAGCTCAACATGGAGAAGGAGGTGATTCGGGTCTGGTTCTGTAATCGCCGGCAGAAGGAGAAAAGAATTAATCCGCCTAGTAGTGGCAATAGTGGAGGAGGCAGCACCCCCATCAAAACCATCTTCACACCCAGTAGCCCACTG GTGGCCAGCACAGCGAGTCTTGTGAGCAGTCCGACTATAAACACGTCGACCACACTGACTGTAAACCCAGTGATGCCTCTCACCAGCACCAGTGTCTCCAATTTACCCTTCACAG GCGCAACAGTTGGAGCCACAAATACGGCGTCTGTTATCTCGACTGCCCCAACAGTCCCAAGCTCACCATCAATGAGCCCATCACCGACGCGCATCCAGTCCACCACCACGGAGAGCAAAATTGGCACCCCGGTGCAAACACACGTCACACAAGCGCCAACCTCCATTGCCACCTCTCTTGGGACGGGTCAGGTGATGGTGGCAGCCCCTGGGCTGTCAGCAGCCTTGCAGGGGGCAGCACAGTTGCCCACAAGTGCCAGCTTTGCTGCCATGGCGGCGGCGGCTGGACTCAACCCAGGACtcatggcctcctcccagtttgCGTCCGG CGGGGCTCTGCTAAGTCTGGCTCCTAGTGCCCTCGGCAGTGCGTTGAGTCCGGCCCTGATGAGCAACAGCACCCTGGCTACCATTCAAG CTTTGGCATCAAGCGGCACAATTCCAATTACGTCTCTGGAAGGCGGAAACCTGTTGTTTGCCAACGCCTCCGCTGGTAACGCCGCTAACCTGGTGACCACGCCCCTTTTCCTCAACCCTCAGAATCTGTCGCTGCTAACCAGCAACCCTGTCAGCCTGGTGTCGGCCGGCGCTGGGGGGCTGCAAGTCACCGCCGACGCTCATCATCAAGCCACTTCGGCTGCCGTGCCTGTGCAAGCCACGACCATTACCACTGCCTCCAAGGCCCAGTGA
- the pou2f1b gene encoding POU domain, class 2, transcription factor 1b isoform X3: MADGGAASQDESSGADVKVNNQSETTKCAMESGDSNTGIPINGLDFHRQSVPTTSAITNAHAQALLHQPKSEESSAVPASVQQSVLPQTQLMLAGGQLAGLTLTPAQQQLLIQQAQAQLLAAAVQHSASQQNSTTGASISASAATPITQLPLSQPIQIAPQIQQQNLSLPQFVLVQPGHHIATPLQPTQFIISQTPQTQQSILQAQGLLTQLPQSQANLLPTQPSINLATQPATPTRTTAATPIQTLPHSQTPPKRLDTPTLEEPSDLEELEQFAKTFKQRRIKLGFTQGDVGLAMGKLYGNDFSQTTISRFEALNLSFKNMCKLKPLLEKWLNDAVCAENLTSDQALSSPSALGSPGMGIEGINRRRKKRTSIETNIRVALEKSFLENQKPTSEEITMIADQLNMEKEVIRVWFCNRRQKEKRINPPSSGNSGGGSTPIKTIFTPSSPLVASTASLVSSPTINTSTTLTVNPVMPLTSTSVSNLPFTGATVGATNTASVISTAPTVPSSPSMSPSPTRIQSTTTESKIGTPVQTHVTQAPTSIATSLGTGQVMVAAPGLSAALQGAAQLPTSASFAAMAAAAGLNPGLMASSQFASGGALLSLAPSALGSALSPALMSNSTLATIQALASSGTIPITSLEGGNLLFANASAGNAANLVTTPLFLNPQNLSLLTSNPVSLVSAGAGGLQVTADAHHQATSAAVPVQATTITTASKAQ, from the exons ATGGCGGACGGAGGAGCAGCGAGTCAAGATGAGAGTTCAGGAGCAG ATGTTAAAGTGAATAATCAGTCAGAAACTACTAAATGTGCAATGGAGAGTGGTGACAGTAACACCG gaATCCCTATTAATGGACTGGACTTTCACAGGCAGTCGGTGCCGACCACAAGTGCAATCACCAATGCGCACGCACAAGCCCTGCTCCATCAG CCTAAGTCTGAAGAGTCAAGCGCTGTTCCCGCCTCTGTCCAGCAGAGTGTTTTGCCTCAAACTCAGCTCATGTTGGCCGGGGGACAGCTAGCAGGA TTGACCCTGACCccagcacagcagcagctgttgaTCCAGCAAGCCCAAGCTCAGCTCCTGGCTGCAGCCGTGCAGCACTCAGCCAGCCAGCAGAACAGCACCACTGGGGCCAGTATCTCCGCTTCTGCAGCCACCCCCATCACCCAGCTTCCCCTTTCGCAGCCCATCCAGATTGCCCCT CAGATACAGCAGCAGAATCTCAGCCTGCCCCAGTTTGTCCTGGTACAACCTGGCCACCACATCGCCACGCCCCTACAGCCCACTCAATTCATCATTTCGCAGACTCCACAGACCCAGCAGA GCATCTTGCAAGCCCAAGGTCTTCTTACTCAACTACCTCAAAGCCAAGCTAACCTCCTGCCGACTCAACCAAGCATAAACCTTGCAACTCAA CCTGCGACTCCCACCCGCACAACAGCAGCCACTCCTATTCAAACCCTGCCCCACAGTCAGACCCCTCCCAAGCGGTTGGATACCCCGACTCTGGAGGAGCCCAGCGATCTGGAGGAACTGGAGCAGTTTGCCAAGACCTTCAAACAGAGACGTATCAAACTGGGCTTCACACAG GGCGATGTGGGCTTGGCCATGGGGAAGTTATATGGAAATGATTTTAGCCAAACTACTATATCTCGTTTTGAGGCCTTGAATCTGAGCTTTAAGAACATGTGCAAACTCAAACCGTTGCTGGAGAAGTGGCTCAACGATGCA GTTTGTGCAGAAAACCTGACATCAGACCAGGCACTGTCCAGCCCGAGTGCACTGGGCTCTCCAGGCATGGGCATCGAGGGGATCAACCGGAGGCGGAAGAAGAGGACCAGTATTGAGACCAACATCCGAGTGGCCTTAGAAAAGAGTTTTCTGGAG AACCAAAAACCTACCTCTGAAGAGATCACCATGATCGCTGACCAGCTCAACATGGAGAAGGAGGTGATTCGGGTCTGGTTCTGTAATCGCCGGCAGAAGGAGAAAAGAATTAATCCGCCTAGTAGTGGCAATAGTGGAGGAGGCAGCACCCCCATCAAAACCATCTTCACACCCAGTAGCCCACTG GTGGCCAGCACAGCGAGTCTTGTGAGCAGTCCGACTATAAACACGTCGACCACACTGACTGTAAACCCAGTGATGCCTCTCACCAGCACCAGTGTCTCCAATTTACCCTTCACAG GCGCAACAGTTGGAGCCACAAATACGGCGTCTGTTATCTCGACTGCCCCAACAGTCCCAAGCTCACCATCAATGAGCCCATCACCGACGCGCATCCAGTCCACCACCACGGAGAGCAAAATTGGCACCCCGGTGCAAACACACGTCACACAAGCGCCAACCTCCATTGCCACCTCTCTTGGGACGGGTCAGGTGATGGTGGCAGCCCCTGGGCTGTCAGCAGCCTTGCAGGGGGCAGCACAGTTGCCCACAAGTGCCAGCTTTGCTGCCATGGCGGCGGCGGCTGGACTCAACCCAGGACtcatggcctcctcccagtttgCGTCCGG CGGGGCTCTGCTAAGTCTGGCTCCTAGTGCCCTCGGCAGTGCGTTGAGTCCGGCCCTGATGAGCAACAGCACCCTGGCTACCATTCAAG CTTTGGCATCAAGCGGCACAATTCCAATTACGTCTCTGGAAGGCGGAAACCTGTTGTTTGCCAACGCCTCCGCTGGTAACGCCGCTAACCTGGTGACCACGCCCCTTTTCCTCAACCCTCAGAATCTGTCGCTGCTAACCAGCAACCCTGTCAGCCTGGTGTCGGCCGGCGCTGGGGGGCTGCAAGTCACCGCCGACGCTCATCATCAAGCCACTTCGGCTGCCGTGCCTGTGCAAGCCACGACCATTACCACTGCCTCCAAGGCCCAGTGA
- the pou2f1b gene encoding POU domain, class 2, transcription factor 1b isoform X9 codes for MADGGAASQDESSGADVKVNNQSETTKCAMESGDSNTGIPINGLDFHRQSVPTTSAITNAHAQALLHQLTLTPAQQQLLIQQAQAQLLAAAVQHSASQQNSTTGASISASAATPITQLPLSQPIQIAPIQQQNLSLPQFVLVQPGHHIATPLQPTQFIISQTPQTQQSILQAQGLLTQLPQSQANLLPTQPSINLATQPATPTRTTAATPIQTLPHSQTPPKRLDTPTLEEPSDLEELEQFAKTFKQRRIKLGFTQGDVGLAMGKLYGNDFSQTTISRFEALNLSFKNMCKLKPLLEKWLNDAVCAENLTSDQALSSPSALGSPGMGIEGINRRRKKRTSIETNIRVALEKSFLEQNQKPTSEEITMIADQLNMEKEVIRVWFCNRRQKEKRINPPSSGNSGGGSTPIKTIFTPSSPLVASTASLVSSPTINTSTTLTVNPVMPLTSTSVSNLPFTGATVGATNTASVISTAPTVPSSPSMSPSPTRIQSTTTESKIGTPVQTHVTQAPTSIATSLGTGQVMVAAPGLSAALQGAAQLPTSASFAAMAAAAGLNPGLMASSQFASGGALLSLAPSALGSALSPALMSNSTLATIQALASSGTIPITSLEGGNLLFANASAGNAANLVTTPLFLNPQNLSLLTSNPVSLVSAGAGGLQVTADAHHQATSAAVPVQATTITTASKAQ; via the exons ATGGCGGACGGAGGAGCAGCGAGTCAAGATGAGAGTTCAGGAGCAG ATGTTAAAGTGAATAATCAGTCAGAAACTACTAAATGTGCAATGGAGAGTGGTGACAGTAACACCG gaATCCCTATTAATGGACTGGACTTTCACAGGCAGTCGGTGCCGACCACAAGTGCAATCACCAATGCGCACGCACAAGCCCTGCTCCATCAG TTGACCCTGACCccagcacagcagcagctgttgaTCCAGCAAGCCCAAGCTCAGCTCCTGGCTGCAGCCGTGCAGCACTCAGCCAGCCAGCAGAACAGCACCACTGGGGCCAGTATCTCCGCTTCTGCAGCCACCCCCATCACCCAGCTTCCCCTTTCGCAGCCCATCCAGATTGCCCCT ATACAGCAGCAGAATCTCAGCCTGCCCCAGTTTGTCCTGGTACAACCTGGCCACCACATCGCCACGCCCCTACAGCCCACTCAATTCATCATTTCGCAGACTCCACAGACCCAGCAGA GCATCTTGCAAGCCCAAGGTCTTCTTACTCAACTACCTCAAAGCCAAGCTAACCTCCTGCCGACTCAACCAAGCATAAACCTTGCAACTCAA CCTGCGACTCCCACCCGCACAACAGCAGCCACTCCTATTCAAACCCTGCCCCACAGTCAGACCCCTCCCAAGCGGTTGGATACCCCGACTCTGGAGGAGCCCAGCGATCTGGAGGAACTGGAGCAGTTTGCCAAGACCTTCAAACAGAGACGTATCAAACTGGGCTTCACACAG GGCGATGTGGGCTTGGCCATGGGGAAGTTATATGGAAATGATTTTAGCCAAACTACTATATCTCGTTTTGAGGCCTTGAATCTGAGCTTTAAGAACATGTGCAAACTCAAACCGTTGCTGGAGAAGTGGCTCAACGATGCA GTTTGTGCAGAAAACCTGACATCAGACCAGGCACTGTCCAGCCCGAGTGCACTGGGCTCTCCAGGCATGGGCATCGAGGGGATCAACCGGAGGCGGAAGAAGAGGACCAGTATTGAGACCAACATCCGAGTGGCCTTAGAAAAGAGTTTTCTGGAG CAGAACCAAAAACCTACCTCTGAAGAGATCACCATGATCGCTGACCAGCTCAACATGGAGAAGGAGGTGATTCGGGTCTGGTTCTGTAATCGCCGGCAGAAGGAGAAAAGAATTAATCCGCCTAGTAGTGGCAATAGTGGAGGAGGCAGCACCCCCATCAAAACCATCTTCACACCCAGTAGCCCACTG GTGGCCAGCACAGCGAGTCTTGTGAGCAGTCCGACTATAAACACGTCGACCACACTGACTGTAAACCCAGTGATGCCTCTCACCAGCACCAGTGTCTCCAATTTACCCTTCACAG GCGCAACAGTTGGAGCCACAAATACGGCGTCTGTTATCTCGACTGCCCCAACAGTCCCAAGCTCACCATCAATGAGCCCATCACCGACGCGCATCCAGTCCACCACCACGGAGAGCAAAATTGGCACCCCGGTGCAAACACACGTCACACAAGCGCCAACCTCCATTGCCACCTCTCTTGGGACGGGTCAGGTGATGGTGGCAGCCCCTGGGCTGTCAGCAGCCTTGCAGGGGGCAGCACAGTTGCCCACAAGTGCCAGCTTTGCTGCCATGGCGGCGGCGGCTGGACTCAACCCAGGACtcatggcctcctcccagtttgCGTCCGG CGGGGCTCTGCTAAGTCTGGCTCCTAGTGCCCTCGGCAGTGCGTTGAGTCCGGCCCTGATGAGCAACAGCACCCTGGCTACCATTCAAG CTTTGGCATCAAGCGGCACAATTCCAATTACGTCTCTGGAAGGCGGAAACCTGTTGTTTGCCAACGCCTCCGCTGGTAACGCCGCTAACCTGGTGACCACGCCCCTTTTCCTCAACCCTCAGAATCTGTCGCTGCTAACCAGCAACCCTGTCAGCCTGGTGTCGGCCGGCGCTGGGGGGCTGCAAGTCACCGCCGACGCTCATCATCAAGCCACTTCGGCTGCCGTGCCTGTGCAAGCCACGACCATTACCACTGCCTCCAAGGCCCAGTGA
- the pou2f1b gene encoding POU domain, class 2, transcription factor 1b isoform X5: MADGGAASQDESSGADVKVNNQSETTKCAMESGDSNTGIPINGLDFHRQSVPTTSAITNAHAQALLHQPKSEESSAVPASVQQSVLPQTQLMLAGGQLAGLTLTPAQQQLLIQQAQAQLLAAAVQHSASQQNSTTGASISASAATPITQLPLSQPIQIAPQIQQQNLSLPQFVLVQPGHHIATPLQPTQFIISQTPQTQQSILQAQGLLTQLPQSQANLLPTQPSINLATQPATPTRTTAATPIQTLPHSQTPPKRLDTPTLEEPSDLEELEQFAKTFKQRRIKLGFTQGDVGLAMGKLYGNDFSQTTISRFEALNLSFKNMCKLKPLLEKWLNDAENLTSDQALSSPSALGSPGMGIEGINRRRKKRTSIETNIRVALEKSFLENQKPTSEEITMIADQLNMEKEVIRVWFCNRRQKEKRINPPSSGNSGGGSTPIKTIFTPSSPLVASTASLVSSPTINTSTTLTVNPVMPLTSTSVSNLPFTGATVGATNTASVISTAPTVPSSPSMSPSPTRIQSTTTESKIGTPVQTHVTQAPTSIATSLGTGQVMVAAPGLSAALQGAAQLPTSASFAAMAAAAGLNPGLMASSQFASGGALLSLAPSALGSALSPALMSNSTLATIQALASSGTIPITSLEGGNLLFANASAGNAANLVTTPLFLNPQNLSLLTSNPVSLVSAGAGGLQVTADAHHQATSAAVPVQATTITTASKAQ; the protein is encoded by the exons ATGGCGGACGGAGGAGCAGCGAGTCAAGATGAGAGTTCAGGAGCAG ATGTTAAAGTGAATAATCAGTCAGAAACTACTAAATGTGCAATGGAGAGTGGTGACAGTAACACCG gaATCCCTATTAATGGACTGGACTTTCACAGGCAGTCGGTGCCGACCACAAGTGCAATCACCAATGCGCACGCACAAGCCCTGCTCCATCAG CCTAAGTCTGAAGAGTCAAGCGCTGTTCCCGCCTCTGTCCAGCAGAGTGTTTTGCCTCAAACTCAGCTCATGTTGGCCGGGGGACAGCTAGCAGGA TTGACCCTGACCccagcacagcagcagctgttgaTCCAGCAAGCCCAAGCTCAGCTCCTGGCTGCAGCCGTGCAGCACTCAGCCAGCCAGCAGAACAGCACCACTGGGGCCAGTATCTCCGCTTCTGCAGCCACCCCCATCACCCAGCTTCCCCTTTCGCAGCCCATCCAGATTGCCCCT CAGATACAGCAGCAGAATCTCAGCCTGCCCCAGTTTGTCCTGGTACAACCTGGCCACCACATCGCCACGCCCCTACAGCCCACTCAATTCATCATTTCGCAGACTCCACAGACCCAGCAGA GCATCTTGCAAGCCCAAGGTCTTCTTACTCAACTACCTCAAAGCCAAGCTAACCTCCTGCCGACTCAACCAAGCATAAACCTTGCAACTCAA CCTGCGACTCCCACCCGCACAACAGCAGCCACTCCTATTCAAACCCTGCCCCACAGTCAGACCCCTCCCAAGCGGTTGGATACCCCGACTCTGGAGGAGCCCAGCGATCTGGAGGAACTGGAGCAGTTTGCCAAGACCTTCAAACAGAGACGTATCAAACTGGGCTTCACACAG GGCGATGTGGGCTTGGCCATGGGGAAGTTATATGGAAATGATTTTAGCCAAACTACTATATCTCGTTTTGAGGCCTTGAATCTGAGCTTTAAGAACATGTGCAAACTCAAACCGTTGCTGGAGAAGTGGCTCAACGATGCAG AAAACCTGACATCAGACCAGGCACTGTCCAGCCCGAGTGCACTGGGCTCTCCAGGCATGGGCATCGAGGGGATCAACCGGAGGCGGAAGAAGAGGACCAGTATTGAGACCAACATCCGAGTGGCCTTAGAAAAGAGTTTTCTGGAG AACCAAAAACCTACCTCTGAAGAGATCACCATGATCGCTGACCAGCTCAACATGGAGAAGGAGGTGATTCGGGTCTGGTTCTGTAATCGCCGGCAGAAGGAGAAAAGAATTAATCCGCCTAGTAGTGGCAATAGTGGAGGAGGCAGCACCCCCATCAAAACCATCTTCACACCCAGTAGCCCACTG GTGGCCAGCACAGCGAGTCTTGTGAGCAGTCCGACTATAAACACGTCGACCACACTGACTGTAAACCCAGTGATGCCTCTCACCAGCACCAGTGTCTCCAATTTACCCTTCACAG GCGCAACAGTTGGAGCCACAAATACGGCGTCTGTTATCTCGACTGCCCCAACAGTCCCAAGCTCACCATCAATGAGCCCATCACCGACGCGCATCCAGTCCACCACCACGGAGAGCAAAATTGGCACCCCGGTGCAAACACACGTCACACAAGCGCCAACCTCCATTGCCACCTCTCTTGGGACGGGTCAGGTGATGGTGGCAGCCCCTGGGCTGTCAGCAGCCTTGCAGGGGGCAGCACAGTTGCCCACAAGTGCCAGCTTTGCTGCCATGGCGGCGGCGGCTGGACTCAACCCAGGACtcatggcctcctcccagtttgCGTCCGG CGGGGCTCTGCTAAGTCTGGCTCCTAGTGCCCTCGGCAGTGCGTTGAGTCCGGCCCTGATGAGCAACAGCACCCTGGCTACCATTCAAG CTTTGGCATCAAGCGGCACAATTCCAATTACGTCTCTGGAAGGCGGAAACCTGTTGTTTGCCAACGCCTCCGCTGGTAACGCCGCTAACCTGGTGACCACGCCCCTTTTCCTCAACCCTCAGAATCTGTCGCTGCTAACCAGCAACCCTGTCAGCCTGGTGTCGGCCGGCGCTGGGGGGCTGCAAGTCACCGCCGACGCTCATCATCAAGCCACTTCGGCTGCCGTGCCTGTGCAAGCCACGACCATTACCACTGCCTCCAAGGCCCAGTGA
- the pou2f1b gene encoding POU domain, class 2, transcription factor 1b isoform X1, giving the protein MADGGAASQDESSGADVKVNNQSETTKCAMESGDSNTGIPINGLDFHRQSVPTTSAITNAHAQALLHQPKSEESSAVPASVQQSVLPQTQLMLAGGQLAGLTLTPAQQQLLIQQAQAQLLAAAVQHSASQQNSTTGASISASAATPITQLPLSQPIQIAPQIQQQNLSLPQFVLVQPGHHIATPLQPTQFIISQTPQTQQSILQAQGLLTQLPQSQANLLPTQPSINLATQPATPTRTTAATPIQTLPHSQTPPKRLDTPTLEEPSDLEELEQFAKTFKQRRIKLGFTQGDVGLAMGKLYGNDFSQTTISRFEALNLSFKNMCKLKPLLEKWLNDAVCAENLTSDQALSSPSALGSPGMGIEGINRRRKKRTSIETNIRVALEKSFLEQNQKPTSEEITMIADQLNMEKEVIRVWFCNRRQKEKRINPPSSGNSGGGSTPIKTIFTPSSPLVASTASLVSSPTINTSTTLTVNPVMPLTSTSVSNLPFTGATVGATNTASVISTAPTVPSSPSMSPSPTRIQSTTTESKIGTPVQTHVTQAPTSIATSLGTGQVMVAAPGLSAALQGAAQLPTSASFAAMAAAAGLNPGLMASSQFASGGALLSLAPSALGSALSPALMSNSTLATIQALASSGTIPITSLEGGNLLFANASAGNAANLVTTPLFLNPQNLSLLTSNPVSLVSAGAGGLQVTADAHHQATSAAVPVQATTITTASKAQ; this is encoded by the exons ATGGCGGACGGAGGAGCAGCGAGTCAAGATGAGAGTTCAGGAGCAG ATGTTAAAGTGAATAATCAGTCAGAAACTACTAAATGTGCAATGGAGAGTGGTGACAGTAACACCG gaATCCCTATTAATGGACTGGACTTTCACAGGCAGTCGGTGCCGACCACAAGTGCAATCACCAATGCGCACGCACAAGCCCTGCTCCATCAG CCTAAGTCTGAAGAGTCAAGCGCTGTTCCCGCCTCTGTCCAGCAGAGTGTTTTGCCTCAAACTCAGCTCATGTTGGCCGGGGGACAGCTAGCAGGA TTGACCCTGACCccagcacagcagcagctgttgaTCCAGCAAGCCCAAGCTCAGCTCCTGGCTGCAGCCGTGCAGCACTCAGCCAGCCAGCAGAACAGCACCACTGGGGCCAGTATCTCCGCTTCTGCAGCCACCCCCATCACCCAGCTTCCCCTTTCGCAGCCCATCCAGATTGCCCCT CAGATACAGCAGCAGAATCTCAGCCTGCCCCAGTTTGTCCTGGTACAACCTGGCCACCACATCGCCACGCCCCTACAGCCCACTCAATTCATCATTTCGCAGACTCCACAGACCCAGCAGA GCATCTTGCAAGCCCAAGGTCTTCTTACTCAACTACCTCAAAGCCAAGCTAACCTCCTGCCGACTCAACCAAGCATAAACCTTGCAACTCAA CCTGCGACTCCCACCCGCACAACAGCAGCCACTCCTATTCAAACCCTGCCCCACAGTCAGACCCCTCCCAAGCGGTTGGATACCCCGACTCTGGAGGAGCCCAGCGATCTGGAGGAACTGGAGCAGTTTGCCAAGACCTTCAAACAGAGACGTATCAAACTGGGCTTCACACAG GGCGATGTGGGCTTGGCCATGGGGAAGTTATATGGAAATGATTTTAGCCAAACTACTATATCTCGTTTTGAGGCCTTGAATCTGAGCTTTAAGAACATGTGCAAACTCAAACCGTTGCTGGAGAAGTGGCTCAACGATGCA GTTTGTGCAGAAAACCTGACATCAGACCAGGCACTGTCCAGCCCGAGTGCACTGGGCTCTCCAGGCATGGGCATCGAGGGGATCAACCGGAGGCGGAAGAAGAGGACCAGTATTGAGACCAACATCCGAGTGGCCTTAGAAAAGAGTTTTCTGGAG CAGAACCAAAAACCTACCTCTGAAGAGATCACCATGATCGCTGACCAGCTCAACATGGAGAAGGAGGTGATTCGGGTCTGGTTCTGTAATCGCCGGCAGAAGGAGAAAAGAATTAATCCGCCTAGTAGTGGCAATAGTGGAGGAGGCAGCACCCCCATCAAAACCATCTTCACACCCAGTAGCCCACTG GTGGCCAGCACAGCGAGTCTTGTGAGCAGTCCGACTATAAACACGTCGACCACACTGACTGTAAACCCAGTGATGCCTCTCACCAGCACCAGTGTCTCCAATTTACCCTTCACAG GCGCAACAGTTGGAGCCACAAATACGGCGTCTGTTATCTCGACTGCCCCAACAGTCCCAAGCTCACCATCAATGAGCCCATCACCGACGCGCATCCAGTCCACCACCACGGAGAGCAAAATTGGCACCCCGGTGCAAACACACGTCACACAAGCGCCAACCTCCATTGCCACCTCTCTTGGGACGGGTCAGGTGATGGTGGCAGCCCCTGGGCTGTCAGCAGCCTTGCAGGGGGCAGCACAGTTGCCCACAAGTGCCAGCTTTGCTGCCATGGCGGCGGCGGCTGGACTCAACCCAGGACtcatggcctcctcccagtttgCGTCCGG CGGGGCTCTGCTAAGTCTGGCTCCTAGTGCCCTCGGCAGTGCGTTGAGTCCGGCCCTGATGAGCAACAGCACCCTGGCTACCATTCAAG CTTTGGCATCAAGCGGCACAATTCCAATTACGTCTCTGGAAGGCGGAAACCTGTTGTTTGCCAACGCCTCCGCTGGTAACGCCGCTAACCTGGTGACCACGCCCCTTTTCCTCAACCCTCAGAATCTGTCGCTGCTAACCAGCAACCCTGTCAGCCTGGTGTCGGCCGGCGCTGGGGGGCTGCAAGTCACCGCCGACGCTCATCATCAAGCCACTTCGGCTGCCGTGCCTGTGCAAGCCACGACCATTACCACTGCCTCCAAGGCCCAGTGA